From the genome of Pseudomonas putida:
GGTCGCGCGTAGCATCGAGCGCATCCATCGCAGCAACCTGATCGGCATGGGCGTGCTGCCGCTGCTGTTCCCGCAAGGGCAGGGCGTGGACGACCTGCAGCTCGATGGCAGCGAGCGCTTCGACTTCATCGGCCTGGATGAGCTGACGGTGGGCGAGAACCGCATTCGCCTGCAGATCCTGCGTGCCGATGGTCGTCGCGACGAGGCCGAGTTGGTGGCGCGCCTCGATTCGCAGCAGGAGATCCGTTACCTGGCCAACGGTGGCGTGCTGCCCTACGTGATCCGCAAGGTGGTGCGACGCACGCGCGCTTGACCCTTTATCAGAGGCCCCGCCTGGGGCCGCCCTGTACTCCTCACAACAACAAAAAAGGAAGACAGCATGCAAGGCGACGATCAGGGCGCGGCAACGCGCCTGCCTGAAGCCCAAGCGGGGCTGCACCGACGCACCTTCATTCAACAGCTGAGTGCTGCGGCCGGTGTGTCGCTGCTCGGCACGCTGCTGCCGCCGGGGATCGCCCTGGCCGCTGGCAGCCAGGATTCCAACGTATCCGCAAATGGGAGAACAACCCCTATGTACGCCTATGTCGGCTCTCGCACCACCCGCGAGCGCAATGCCCGGGGCGACGGCATCACGGTCTATCGCCTGGACCAGCAAGCCGGCACCTTGGACAAGGTCCAGGTGGTCGGCGATCTGGTAAATCCATCGTTCCTGGCGCTGAATCGCGCTGGCAACCGCCTCTACACCGTGCATGGCGATCTCAGCGAAATCAGCGCCTTCGCCGTCGACAAAGCCAGCGGCAAGCTCAGCTTTCTCAACCGCCAGAGCTGCGAGGGCAAGAACCCGGTGCACCTGGCACTGGATCCGAGCGAGCGCTTCCTGGTGGTATCCAACCATATCGGTGGCAGCCTGGCCGTGCTCAACGTCGAGCAGGATGGCCGTCTGGGCAGCCTCAACCAGTTGCTCAAGCTCGAAGGCCCGACCGGCCCACATCGCGTCGAGCAGCCCTTCGCCAAACCACACTTCAATCCTTTCGACGCTTCGGGCAATTTCGTCCTGGTGCCGGACAAAGGGCTGGACCGGGTGTTCAGCTTCCGCTTCGACAACGGCAAGCTGTTCCCCGCCGATCAGCCGTTCGTTACCACCCGCGAGGGCGCCGGCCCACGGCACCTGGCGTTGCACCCGAAGGCGCCGCTGGCCTATGTGGTCAACGAGCTGGACTCGACCGTCACCACCTACCGCTTCGACCCGCTGAGCGGCGCATTGCACCCGCTGCAGATTCTTTCCTCGTTGCCGGCGAGTTTCACCGGCAACAGCCGCGCCTCGGAAATCGAAGTCGACCGCAGTGGCCGCTTCCTGTACGCCTCCAACCGCGGCTACGACAGCATCGCGGTGTACGCCATCGATGCCCAGAGCGGCCTGCTGAGCCTGGTCGAGGTAGAGCCGACTGCCGGCAAGACCCCACGCTTCTTTGCCCTGACCCCCAACCAGCGCTTCGTCTTCGCCCTCAACGAAGACAGCGACAGCATCATTGCCCTGGCAGTCGATGCGCAGCACGGACGCTTGAGCAAGACCGGGTTCTCGGTTTCGACCGGTAGTCCGGTGTGCATGGTTTTTTCTGCCTGAACCGTGCTGCACAGATAACAATGACAAGGGGCGGGCCATGGCCTGCCCCACAGTGAGGTCGCCATGAACAACAACAAGACAGTCGATGAGCAGGCAACGGTGCGCAAAGTCACCCTGCGCATCATTCCTTTCATGTTCCTGCTCTACATCGTTTCCTACCTGGACCGCGCCAACATCGGCTACGCCGCGTTGGAAATGAACAAGGAACTCGCCCTGACCAGCGAGGCCTTCGGTTTCATTTCTGGGATCTTTTTCATCGGCTACTTTCTGTTCGAAGTGCCGAGCAACGTGATGCTCAACAAGTACGGCGCGCGGGTGTGGATCGCTCGCATCCTGGTGACCTGGGGCGCCATCGCGGCCGCCACCGCGTTCGCCCAGACCGCCAACCAGCTGTATGTGTTGCGGTTCTTCCTGGGGGTGGCCGAAGCTGGCTTCTTCCCCGGCGTGATCGTCTACCTGACCTACTGGTTCCGCTCCAAGGAACTAGCCACCACCGTGGCGCTGTTCACCGCAGCGATCCCGGTCAGCTATATCATCGGTGCGCCGCTTTCGACCTGGATCATGGATAACATCAAGTGGCTCGACTGGAGCGGCTGGCGCTGGATGCTGTTCCTCGAAGGCGTGCCGGCGGTGTTCCTCGGTGTGGCCTGCTTCTTCTTCCTCACCGACAAGCCCGAGCAGGCCAAGTGGTTGAGCCAAGCCGAGAAGGACTGGCTGCTTGCCGAGCTCGAGCGCGATCGCCAGAGCCGCAAGAACGTCAAGCGCCTGAGCGTGTTCAAGACCATGGTCAACCCCAAGGTGCTTTACCTGGCGTTCATCTATTTCGTCTACCAGTGCGGCAGCCTCGGCGTCGGTTACTGGATGCCGCAGATCATCAAGGGCTTCTCCAGCAGCCTGACCCACACCCAGATCGGCCTGATCGCCATGCTGCCGTACATCGTCGCGACGATCCTGATGGTGCTGTGGTCGCGCAGCTCCGACCGACGCGACGAGCGCAAGCTGCACTCGGCCATACCGCTGGCGGTGGCGGCGCTGGGCCTGGTGGGCGCGGCGATGCTGCCCAGCCCCGTGGCCTCGATGGCGATGATCTGTGTTGCGCTCACCGGGCTTTACAGCTTCAAGTCGCCATTCTGGGCGCTGCCGACGTTGTTCCTCGACCGAGCCACCGCTGCCGTGTCGATCGCCGTGATCAACTCCATTGGCAACCTCGGCGGCTTCGCTGGGCCGTCGCTGATCGGTGTGGTGAAGGGCCAGAGCGGCAGCGCTGCGACCGGCCTGATGTTCCTCAGCGCGCTGCTGCTGGTGGCTTTCCTGATGACGGTGCTGATGCGCGTGGGCAACAAGGAACTGGATCCCCCGGTACCGGCCTCCGCGCACTGACCCTCGAATCCCCTTCGAACCTGTAGGAGCCGGCTTGCCGGCGAAGGGGCCGCGACGCGGCCTCTGGTTTCCTGTCGCCCATACGGACCCGCCAGATGCACAACAACAAGAACATCCTGCGTACCCTGATTTCCCTGTCCCCCTGCCTGCTGGCCAGCCCCGTCGACGCCGCAGGCTTTTTCGACGACAGCAAGGCCAGCCTGCAACTGCAGAACTACTACTTCAACCGCGACTTTCGTGATGGTGCCGGACAGTCCAAGCGTGAAGAGTGGGCCCAGGGCTTTCTCTTCGATTTTCGCTCTGGTTACACCCCTGGCACCGTCGGCTTCGGCCTGGACGCCCTGGGCATGCTCGGCATCAAGCTCGACTCCAGCCCGGACCGCGCCGGTTCCGGTTTGCTGCCGGTGCATGACGATGGTCGCGCCGCCGATGAGTTCAGCCGCCTGGGCCTGACCGCCAAGGTCAAGGTCTCGGCCAGCGAGCTCAAGTACGGCACGCTGATCCCCAAGCTGCCGACCGTGCAGGCCAACACCGGTCGCATCTTGCCGCAGACCTTCGAGGGTGGCTTGTTCACCGCCAGGGAGATCGACGGCCTGACGTTTACTGCTGCACGCTTCGACCGAATGACCGATCGCGACTCGACCAACGCCACGAAGATCACCCTGAACAACAAGAACCGGCGCTTTGCCGGAGCAGTGGAGGGGGATGATTACTGGGTCGGCGGTGCTGATTATGCGCTAGGCAAGCAACTGACCCTGAGTTACCAGTACGCCGAGCTGCAGGATGTGTACCGGCAGAATTTCTTCGGTATCAACCATGTGTGGAACGTTGGCCCCGGCAAGCTCAAGAGCGATCTGCGCTACATGCTCAGCGAGGACGCCGGTAACGCCCGGGGTGGCAACATCGACAGCGGCGCGCTGAGCGGAATGTTCACCTACAGCCTGGGCGGTCATGCCTTTGCCCTGGGGTTGCAGAAGATGAATGGCGAAACCTCCATGCCGTTCCTCAACGGCACCGACCCGTACCTGACCAACTACATCCAGATCAACGACTTCGCCGAACCCGGCGAGCGCTCCTGGCAGTTGCGCTACGACTACGATTTCGCCGCAGTGGGCATGCCTGGCCTGAGTTTCATGACCCGCTACGTCAAGGGCGACCATGCCGATGCCGCCACCCTGGCAGGTGAGGGCCGTGAGTGGGAGCGCAATACCGATATCGCCTATGTGATCCAGAGCGGGCCCTTGAAGAATGTCGGCGTTCGCTGGCGTAATGCCGCCTATCGTTCCAACTTTGCCCGTGGCGCCGACGAGAACCGCCTGATCGTGTCCTACACCCTGCCTATCTGGTGAAGTCTTTCGCGGGCAAGCCCGCTCCCGCAGGGATTGCGCAAATCCTGTGGGAGCGGGCTTGCCCGCGAAGAGGCCCGCCGAGACAACGGAGAACTCCATGCCCATCGCCATCACCCCCGAACTCCTCGCCGAACTTGCCCCCGGCGGCATCCTCACCGCCGCCATCAACTTCGGCAACCCGGTCCTCGCCCAGCGCGGCCCAGACGGCGAACCCCAAGGCGTCTCGGTCGCCCTGGCCAAGGCCCTCGCCGAAGAACTCGGCGTCACCCTGCGCATGCGCACCTACGATGCCGCCGGCAAAGTCTTCGCCGACCTCGAGCAAGGCGCCTGGAACCTGGCCTTCCTCGCCATCGAACCGGTACGCGAAGCGCAGATCGCCTTCAGCGAGCCCTACGTGCTGATCGAAGGCACCTACCTGGTCAAGCGCGACGCCCCGTACCAGCACGTCGACGACCTCGACCAGCCAGGTTTGCGCCTGGCGGTGGGCAAGGGTGCGGCCTACGACCTGTTCCTCAGCCGCACCTTGCAGCACGCCGAACTGGTGCGCGCCGACACGTCCGCCGCTGCCGTCGATCAATTCTTCGAAGAAAACCTCGACGCGGCGGCCGGTGTACGGCAGCCTTTGCACAAGGCCGCAGAAGCCGATCCGCGCTACCGCGTGCTGGACGGTGCATTCACTGCCATCCGCCAGGCCATGGCGGTACCGCGTGGGTGCGACAATTCGGCTGAATTTGTACGTGACTTTATCGAACGTTGCCTACGTCAAGGATTTGTTCGGGGGGCTCTGCTTGCCACCGGACAATCCGACGTCAGCGCACCGCGCTGAAGACTCCTGGATTCACCACCGCAATATCACTTGAGGTTACAAGCAAGATGGCCAAGGCCGCCGATGTCGTTGTGCAATGCCTGGAAAACGAAGGTGTCGAGTATGTGTTCGGCATTCCTGGTGAGGAAAACCTCGACCTGCTGGAATCCCTGCGCAAGTCGAAGATCAAGCTGGTACTGACCCGCCACGAGCAGTCCGCGGGCTTCATGGCCGCCACCTATGGCCGCCTGACCGGCAAGACCGGCGTCAGCCTGTCGACCTTGGGCCCTGGTGCGACCAACCTGGTGACCGCCAGTGCCTACGCCTATCTCGGCGGCATGCCGATGATGATGATCACCGGCCAGAAGCCGATCAAGAAGTCCAAGCAAGGCCGTTTCCAGATCATCGACGTGTGC
Proteins encoded in this window:
- a CDS encoding lactonase family protein, with protein sequence MYAYVGSRTTRERNARGDGITVYRLDQQAGTLDKVQVVGDLVNPSFLALNRAGNRLYTVHGDLSEISAFAVDKASGKLSFLNRQSCEGKNPVHLALDPSERFLVVSNHIGGSLAVLNVEQDGRLGSLNQLLKLEGPTGPHRVEQPFAKPHFNPFDASGNFVLVPDKGLDRVFSFRFDNGKLFPADQPFVTTREGAGPRHLALHPKAPLAYVVNELDSTVTTYRFDPLSGALHPLQILSSLPASFTGNSRASEIEVDRSGRFLYASNRGYDSIAVYAIDAQSGLLSLVEVEPTAGKTPRFFALTPNQRFVFALNEDSDSIIALAVDAQHGRLSKTGFSVSTGSPVCMVFSA
- a CDS encoding MFS transporter, with the protein product MNNNKTVDEQATVRKVTLRIIPFMFLLYIVSYLDRANIGYAALEMNKELALTSEAFGFISGIFFIGYFLFEVPSNVMLNKYGARVWIARILVTWGAIAAATAFAQTANQLYVLRFFLGVAEAGFFPGVIVYLTYWFRSKELATTVALFTAAIPVSYIIGAPLSTWIMDNIKWLDWSGWRWMLFLEGVPAVFLGVACFFFLTDKPEQAKWLSQAEKDWLLAELERDRQSRKNVKRLSVFKTMVNPKVLYLAFIYFVYQCGSLGVGYWMPQIIKGFSSSLTHTQIGLIAMLPYIVATILMVLWSRSSDRRDERKLHSAIPLAVAALGLVGAAMLPSPVASMAMICVALTGLYSFKSPFWALPTLFLDRATAAVSIAVINSIGNLGGFAGPSLIGVVKGQSGSAATGLMFLSALLLVAFLMTVLMRVGNKELDPPVPASAH
- a CDS encoding OprD family porin, with product MHNNKNILRTLISLSPCLLASPVDAAGFFDDSKASLQLQNYYFNRDFRDGAGQSKREEWAQGFLFDFRSGYTPGTVGFGLDALGMLGIKLDSSPDRAGSGLLPVHDDGRAADEFSRLGLTAKVKVSASELKYGTLIPKLPTVQANTGRILPQTFEGGLFTAREIDGLTFTAARFDRMTDRDSTNATKITLNNKNRRFAGAVEGDDYWVGGADYALGKQLTLSYQYAELQDVYRQNFFGINHVWNVGPGKLKSDLRYMLSEDAGNARGGNIDSGALSGMFTYSLGGHAFALGLQKMNGETSMPFLNGTDPYLTNYIQINDFAEPGERSWQLRYDYDFAAVGMPGLSFMTRYVKGDHADAATLAGEGREWERNTDIAYVIQSGPLKNVGVRWRNAAYRSNFARGADENRLIVSYTLPIW
- a CDS encoding transporter substrate-binding domain-containing protein, which gives rise to MPIAITPELLAELAPGGILTAAINFGNPVLAQRGPDGEPQGVSVALAKALAEELGVTLRMRTYDAAGKVFADLEQGAWNLAFLAIEPVREAQIAFSEPYVLIEGTYLVKRDAPYQHVDDLDQPGLRLAVGKGAAYDLFLSRTLQHAELVRADTSAAAVDQFFEENLDAAAGVRQPLHKAAEADPRYRVLDGAFTAIRQAMAVPRGCDNSAEFVRDFIERCLRQGFVRGALLATGQSDVSAPR